The genomic window CTTCTGCAAGAGCTCCCCCTGCAGGCTTCAAAGTGAATAACAACAATAACTGCTATCCACCACCATAACCGCAGCTAAGGTTTTTTGAAATGCTTACGGTGCATTAGATACTGTTAAAGGAACTTTGCTAAATTCCCACAATAACTCTGCAAAAGAGGATGTGTCATACCCATTTTAGGGATCAAAATACAGAGGCTCAGGAGCCtggccaagatcacacagctgacACGCCTCTCCCTGATCCCTTGCCCTGCCTGATTTTTCTCCCTTGCTGCCTTCCAGCATTATTCAATTCATGCATTCTCCATAGTTGCAGGTCCCACGCCTGTGGATTTAGCCAATCTTGATAGAATACATGTAGGAAAAAAAGTTGTATCTGTACAGAACACGGGCAgacagcctccccccacccccaccattgtTCCCTGAACAATTCAGTATAGAAACtacttacatagcatttacattgtattagggaTTGTGGGTAATCTAGAGATGAACTAAAGCACGCAGGATGCAAATACGGTGCTGTGCTATGTAAGGGCCGTGGGCATCTGCAGATTCTGGTCTCttgatgggggagggggtggacaaGGCGGGGCGATTACATTtgcacctgtgtgtgtctgtggtctGTTGCTCTCTGCAGAACCTAAGTCACAGGCCAGCAGGGACTTTtgtttcttacacacacacacacacacacacacacacacacgcccttcTGCCGTATATCCAGGGCCTGAAATAGAACCTGGCGCTCAGAACAATACCTGTTGGCATTTCTCCCTGTGGGACCCAGTGAAAATGCAGCCCTGGCCTTTGGaagcccccacctgccaccctgcGGCCAAGGCTTACTCTGCTGTGGAGAAGGCCAGGGTGAAGTTGTGCCGCCGCTTGGTGGGGTCCAGCTCCGCGTAGTCGAAGGCGTCTGGGAAGAACTTGTGGATGAGGGCACAGAAGGCCATGCCACTGCTCCAGCTGGACGAGAAGTTCTGGATGTCCACGTGCTGCGGGCAGAGGAGGCCGCACTGAACCAGGGCCAGAGGGCCTGGACCTTGCCCCTTCCTACCCTCCCACCTCTTGGGGTGTGCCCTGGGGAAGAGACTCGTGGCCCGCCCGTGTCCCCACCTCATAGTTTCTTGTCATGGCCCGGCACCACTCCAACAGCATGTTCTTGACCCCACCAATGGCTGCCCCAGCTGCCTTAGTGTTCCGGAAAAGAGCAGTGGGGCCCGAGGCTGCCCTGTAAGGGAGGGGTGGACAGGCCAgctcagggaggtgggaggagccccCAGATGTCAGCCCTCCCGCCCTGGCCTGAGCCGTCTGCACTGACCTCAGGCCTCCCCTGCAACCCTCCCATGTACGGTTCCCAGGGACAGCCCAGCTCCTCGCCTCCATCCTACCCGCCAAACTTGTCCACGATGGCTTTGCGGTTCTGTGCGCGGGGGCcccggggccgggcaggggctgaCACCCTGCGCTCTGgtgccttctccttcttcttctcctcctccgaGGGAGGGGGCTCCGTGGGACTCTGGGGCATGTCGCTGGGGGAAGACTcactgcatgcagagatccagagagaggggCTAGGACCATCGCTATGGGACACAGGGAGGAAGCTGGGGATTGGGGGGGGTCACTGCAATCTAAGGGGCACGTGAGGTTGTGGCACCTGCAGTCAGCACACATTTACTCTGTGCCCAGCACTGGGAGGGGGTCGAGAAGGAGTAAACGGGCTCAGTCTAACTACAGGGAGCGTCTGGCCCTGTGAGGCTATggggcagaactgggacttgcCTGAGGTCTGATCTGagttggatcctggctttgcctctTATTTGCCGTGTGGTCTTGAGACTGTCTCATCACTTCCCTGTGCCTCATCTCCCTCATCTGAACAATGGGGGCAAGAACGCATAGCCAGCTGCTGCTAAGGCCTTTGTAAGAAGGTGAAGGCAAGGCAGCCAGccttgtgtgtgtccctgtgtgtccctcTGTGTCCCTGGGAACCTGCCACATGGCTGCCTGACAGCTCAGTGAGTATTCTAGGCTAATGTTCTCCAAGAAATGGACCAGGAGGTGGGGTCAGCTTGATATAAAGGAAATGTCCACTTCTAAAACTATGCAGTGGCGAgcatggagctggcattgtatcCAGCACCTGCCATGTGGTGGCCATCTTGCTATATGGTACTCTACACCTATGAGGTCACTTAGGCCTCCCAATGAGCCCGTGAGGCCGATTTGCTTCTTAGGCCATTGGAGAAGAGGGTAAGCGacatggccaaggtcacacagctggtgagtggcagagccaTTGTCCAGACTCGGGCTTTCTGATCACGGGCTCGTGGACGAAGCAGACACCATGGGAACATGCTGCGTTGTGAGACAGGGAGGTCCTGTGAAGAAGTGACTTCAGCTGAGGGGGGAGAGGAACCCTTGACTTCCGGGgctctgccctggggcaggatgCTGAGCGCCAAGAATCCTGGGAAATGGTGAAATTGGGTGCTAGAGGGAGGCCCAGGCCTGGGCATCGGTGGACTCTGCAGGGAGCGGGAGGTAGGAGTCGGAGCCCTGGAGTTTGACGTTACCTGGCTGAAGGGCTGGTCTCCCCGGAGGCTGGACCCACCCCATCTGGAGGAAAggaacaggagggagggaagctggGTTATCCACGGTGTGCTCCTTGCGCCCTTCCTCAGGGTGGCCCCTGCCACgtcctgcaggccctgggctccTACTCACCTGGACTGAGGCCCTCCGTGGGGCTCTCAGGCCACTCAGGAGAGCCGGGAACCACGCCTGCCCCTTCCTCTGGCTCTGTCTCCGtgtcctgctgctgctctgcagtggggctgcctggctcctggaagGAACATAATCCACGTCGGCTTGCACCTGCCCATAGCTCTGTGAGGATGCCAGAAAGTTCTGGAAGGCAGCCCggggccacagcactgcccccatgATCCCAGCCAGGAGACCCACCCTGTCCTTGACATCAGTGGGAGGAAGACTCGACTTTCCCAAGGGGATCAAGCAGGGAAGAGTTTGCGTCCCAGGGTCTCCCGCTCCCTGGGActtggcggtgggggagggggaggctggctCTTCTTCGCTCGCTGCCTCCCGCACTCACCTCCTCCTGCTTAGTGTAACGTTCAGCCTCCTCACGCTCAGCCTCAGCCTTGTCTTGGgcagcagctgcctcctggggttccGGCGTGGCCTCTGTGTCAGCAGCTttctccttggcttcagcctggggctcctgcaccttggCGTTCTCCGGAGCAGCTGCTGAGGCCTCCTTCTCCCCATCAGCCTCCTGGGGCTCAGGCTGGACCTTGTCCTTCACAGATTCCGCCTTGGCTTCTTTCTCATCAGCCTGCGCCTTCTCGGAGGCCAGGGAGGCCTCTTCCTTTTCCTCGGCCTCCTTGGGTTCAGATCCGGTCTCTTCCTTGCTGTCCGTCATCCCCTGAGAAGATGCCATGTCCTCTTCCTCCGTCGtaggctcagccttggctgcttcTTTCTCTCCAGGCTCACTCTGGGATTCCACCTTGACCTCATCTGAACCACTGGCTTCTCCCTGGAGCTCCGCAGACACGCCATCTTCCTGCTTCCCCGCCGTCTTCGGAGGCCTCTCTCCGGCGGTCTCCCCAGCTGTACGCTCAGAGGCCCCCTCTGCAGAGGCACCACCTCCGGGCGTCCCAGCGCCCTCTGCTGTCGGGGCGACAGATGGCCCGTCCTCAGGGGGCTTCTCATCTTTCTGCTCCATCTCTGGAAAGCAAGGACCAGCAGGTCAGGTGGTGTCCCATCCCAGCTCGAGATGAAGACCCCGCCCTCAGAGAGCTCTGGCCCAGGGCCCCGGAGGTCCAGTCCTGGGTCCCCACTACTCAGACGTAGATGGGACCCAACCATCCACTTCCCCGTGGCAAAACGAAGGACAGAGTTCTGCTTCCCAGAAGCTGGGGTGGTTAGGCCGTGTTGATTTAATATTGGCTGGTGTTCACCTGACAACAGGCTATAgatttggcttttttaaaaaaaggtttatttcatttatttgaaaggcggagtgatggaggaagcaggggagatggacagagacagatctcccatccactagttcactttccaaatgcccaggcacctggaactccatccgggtcccccacatgttTGGTAGGgccccaaacactggggccatcctgtgctgcttatCCAGGCAACTAGACAggcagcagagtggctgggacttgaaccagcgctctgtccaacatgggatgccagtatggcaGGCGGcaacctaacctgctgtgccacagcaccagccccaaactttGGCTTTAAAGAACATTGAGTCAGTGATTTTGCCTCTTTTTAGCCCATAATGAGGCAGTTACAATTTGAAAGCAGTGTCCTAGAGCACCTGCCAGCAATCGCGGCTCACCCTGCAGAGCCTAAAGCAGGCAGG from Oryctolagus cuniculus chromosome 1, mOryCun1.1, whole genome shotgun sequence includes these protein-coding regions:
- the SMTNL1 gene encoding smoothelin-like protein 1 isoform X2, translated to MEQKDEKPPEDGPSVAPTAEGAGTPGGGASAEGASERTAGETAGERPPKTAGKQEDGVSAELQGEASGSDEVKVESQSEPGEKEAAKAEPTTEEEDMASSQGMTDSKEETGSEPKEAEEKEEASLASEKAQADEKEAKAESVKDKVQPEPQEADGEKEASAAAPENAKVQEPQAEAKEKAADTEATPEPQEAAAAQDKAEAEREEAERYTKQEEEPGSPTAEQQQDTETEPEEGAGVVPGSPEWPESPTEGLSPDGVGPASGETSPSASESSPSDMPQSPTEPPPSEEEKKKEKAPERRVSAPARPRGPRAQNRKAIVDKFGGAASGPTALFRNTKAAGAAIGGVKNMLLEWCRAMTRNYEHVDIQNFSSSWSSGMAFCALIHKFFPDAFDYAELDPTKRRHNFTLAFSTAEKLADCAQLLEVDDMVRLAVPDSKCVYTYIQELYRSLVQKGLVKTKKK
- the SMTNL1 gene encoding smoothelin-like protein 1 isoform X1; this translates as MTLVKRPQPPNLENEASNTSSEREAVVRSCGEMEQKDEKPPEDGPSVAPTAEGAGTPGGGASAEGASERTAGETAGERPPKTAGKQEDGVSAELQGEASGSDEVKVESQSEPGEKEAAKAEPTTEEEDMASSQGMTDSKEETGSEPKEAEEKEEASLASEKAQADEKEAKAESVKDKVQPEPQEADGEKEASAAAPENAKVQEPQAEAKEKAADTEATPEPQEAAAAQDKAEAEREEAERYTKQEEEPGSPTAEQQQDTETEPEEGAGVVPGSPEWPESPTEGLSPDGVGPASGETSPSASESSPSDMPQSPTEPPPSEEEKKKEKAPERRVSAPARPRGPRAQNRKAIVDKFGGAASGPTALFRNTKAAGAAIGGVKNMLLEWCRAMTRNYEHVDIQNFSSSWSSGMAFCALIHKFFPDAFDYAELDPTKRRHNFTLAFSTAEKLADCAQLLEVDDMVRLAVPDSKCVYTYIQELYRSLVQKGLVKTKKK